GAATCGTAAGAGATAGTAACATGAGGTTGGCTTGAAAAGCACAAAGTTAAAAATCGAGTTTAGCTTTTCAGTAACTCGTTATATTTTCTAGCATTATTCGGATCTACTTCTAGCAGAAGTTCGACTAGTTCTGTCCGTATTTCTAAGGAAGCTCCTTTGAATACCTTTGAAATCTCATCCCCTTTTGCATCCATAAAGGTAATAGTCAAAATTCCATTCGGCTGAGCTTTGTTTGCTTCTGCTACCAATCTCACTGCCTCCAACATATTCTCATATGCTTTTTCGGGTTCTGTCAACAAAATATCCAAGCCCTGCCTATGGTAAAGGTAATTTGCTTCACGAATTGGAGCGTAAACTGGGGATGAATAAATATCATTGATCAACCAATATCGATTCCTACGGTCTGTAGGACTTTGAACCCAGCCAGGTCGTCCGGATTGCTGTGCATTATTGACTATATCATTGGCAATTTCAAAAAACTGCTGACCTCCTTCTTTTTCAAAAGTGTCATAATCCATCCCTAAAGCGATATGAGCATAATATCCCAATAATGAGCTAATGTTATTCAGGAAATTAAATCGGTTGAACTCCAGAGGTTGCGATTCGATGTAATCAAAATTCCAATTTCTGTCAGCAAAATTAAAAATCAGAGTTTCATAATTGGTTCCGTAAACCGGTCTCACTACTTGAACCTGAACAGTCGCGTTGTAGATCCCCACTTGTGGGACATCATTAATAGTTATTAGAAGATTGCCTTGAATCCGCTCCTCCGGCCTAAACTCATCCGTTGTCCAGGACCTTCCATTAAGAAACTGCTCAAAGCTAGTTTTCATCGTGGAGAAAACCGTGGTGTTTTGGATTCTTGCCCGGTCACTATTGATGATTACAGTGAAATTTAATTCTTGGGCTTTAGCGAAAAATGCCAAGCATATAAAAATGATGCTGAAGACCGCTTTTTTCATAGGTCTAAAAATAATGAAATATTCAGGTTCAGACCCAAACCGATGAAGATTTGATTTGATCCAATATCAATTCTGCAATATTTGATTTCGTAGCAATTTCCGAGCTCACCGATCTACCTGAAGAATGATAGATATGTACTTTATTCGTATCCAATTTAAAGCCTGCTCCAGATTCCCTCATGGAATTTAGAACGATTAAATCGAAGTTTTTCTTATCTAATTTCGCATTAGCATTTTTCTCTCCCTCTTCAGTTTCTAGGGCAAAACCCACATGAAGCTGTCCCGGCTGTTTTATTTTCCCAAGCTCTAGAGCTATATCCACATTCTTTTTCAATTTGAGGAATTGCTCAGAATCATTCTTCTTGATCTTCTCTTTTGCTACTTCAGCTGGCGCATAATCTGCAACAGCGGCAGCAAAGACACATATATCCATCAGTCCATGGATTTTATGCGCTGCTTCATACATTTCCTTTGCAGAGTGGACATCGGTCCAATGAAATTTTGATTGATCAAACTTTAATGAAATTGGACCTGAGATCACATATACCTCCGCTCCTCTGGCTAAAAAGGATTTTGCCAATGCCAAGCCCATTTTTCCGCTGGAGTGATTACTGATAAACCTTACCGGATCCAAAGCTTCTTGCGTTGGCCCCATGGTGATCATCACTTTTTTCCCTTGAAAATCTTGAAGTTTGGAGAAATGTTTCTCTACCTCAATAAGTATATGCTCCGGCTCCATCATTCGCCCTTGCCCAGATAATCCAGAAGCCAACTCACCTGCTTCGGCATCTAATAGGATGTTGCCATAACTTAGCAGCTTATCAATATTGGAAAGTACAGATGGATGCTGGTACATATCCAGATCCATTGCAGGAGCAAACATAACGGGACATCTTGCTGAGAGGTAGGTAGCTGTCAATAAGTTATCGCATAACCCATTGGCAAATTTCGAAAGTGTATTAGCACTTATCGGAGCCACTAAAAATAAATCAGCCCATAGCCCCAACTCCACATGATTATTCCATTCCCCTGTTTCATCTTTTTGGAAATCCACCAAAACAGGTTTTTTAGAAAGTGTAGCTAAAGTCAATGGGGTAATAAAATCAAGA
Above is a window of Algoriphagus machipongonensis DNA encoding:
- the porD gene encoding type IX secretion system protein PorD — translated: MKKAVFSIIFICLAFFAKAQELNFTVIINSDRARIQNTTVFSTMKTSFEQFLNGRSWTTDEFRPEERIQGNLLITINDVPQVGIYNATVQVQVVRPVYGTNYETLIFNFADRNWNFDYIESQPLEFNRFNFLNNISSLLGYYAHIALGMDYDTFEKEGGQQFFEIANDIVNNAQQSGRPGWVQSPTDRRNRYWLINDIYSSPVYAPIREANYLYHRQGLDILLTEPEKAYENMLEAVRLVAEANKAQPNGILTITFMDAKGDEISKVFKGASLEIRTELVELLLEVDPNNARKYNELLKS
- the coaBC gene encoding bifunctional phosphopantothenoylcysteine decarboxylase/phosphopantothenate--cysteine ligase CoaBC, which codes for MSLKGKRILVGVTGSIAAYKSAFLVRLLIKSGAEVQVIMSASALDFITPLTLATLSKKPVLVDFQKDETGEWNNHVELGLWADLFLVAPISANTLSKFANGLCDNLLTATYLSARCPVMFAPAMDLDMYQHPSVLSNIDKLLSYGNILLDAEAGELASGLSGQGRMMEPEHILIEVEKHFSKLQDFQGKKVMITMGPTQEALDPVRFISNHSSGKMGLALAKSFLARGAEVYVISGPISLKFDQSKFHWTDVHSAKEMYEAAHKIHGLMDICVFAAAVADYAPAEVAKEKIKKNDSEQFLKLKKNVDIALELGKIKQPGQLHVGFALETEEGEKNANAKLDKKNFDLIVLNSMRESGAGFKLDTNKVHIYHSSGRSVSSEIATKSNIAELILDQIKSSSVWV